Genomic window (Ruminococcus flavefaciens AE3010):
TCAAAGAAGCTTACAAGCTGCTCTTTCTGTTCTGCTGTCAGATCTGTATCTGTAAAGTCATTACCGTCTGACAGGTAGAGCCTGAAATCGTTTCTCTCGTCGTGTACAACATCAAGGATATTCCTTTCTGTGCCGAGATTCTGATCAACCCATTCCTCATTTGTATTATCTTCTCCGAACTCCAGCTTTATTCCGAATACTTCCGCAAGATCACTGTAGATATTCTTATTGTCACACTTGAAGAACCTCCAGTCGCTGTCGGTGATATTACCGCTGTCATCATAGGTCCTGCTGTAAATGCAGGCAATATTTGGATATCCCACAGAGATAACATCAACGCTCTTACCCTCAGTGCAAGTTACAGTAAAGTCGTTCCTGTTGGGAGTTATTATCCAGCCGAAATACTCCCCTGCGCCGTCAAACTCATACCATGTCTGTGAATTGAATATATCGGCGATCTTCTCACGCTGCTCTGCTGTAGCTTCGGTATTGTAGATAGAAAACGGAGCAACGTCGTAAGCCTTGGCAAGTATCTCCGCAAATGGCGAATCATTGCAGAGAGTAAGCTCTTTTTCTGTCGTTTCGCCCTTTAATATCGCCATAAAGTCTCTGTCAAAGGCTTCATAATCTACGCGGTAAAGCTTTACGGATTCTTGTTTAAGTTCTTCCCTGTTTCCTGCCACTTTATTAACTTTTGATACATTATAAACTGCAAGTCCCAAGTCATTAACAACAAGACCATATACTTTGTTCTCAATCCTCCACTCAAGATAATGAAGCTTGACCTCGCTCTCACTCTTTTCTTCCTCGGTAAGCTCGTCGGCAGAGATCTCCTCGCCCCAAGCAAACTTGTTAAGGAAGTCGGAGAGCTTTGCGCGCTTATCGTCTGAAAGATCGTTGTATTTGCCGTCGTTTGCGTTAAGGGTATAATCGAATGTAGTGAAATCTCCGAACGGTGTAGGAGCTTCGTCTGCCTTAGACAGTATCTCCATAATTCCGCTGTCAAAGGCGTCAAAGTCTATCTTGTAGCATCTGCTGTTCTCAGTGATAGTCTTCTGTGCTCCTGTCTCGAAGTCCATCATGCTCTCCTGATATGTTACAAAGCCGCCGTCGAAAATGTTGATATTGCACTCGATAGGAGGTGTATCGCCCTTTGTCCATTTGATATTATAGATCTGACCCTCAATGTCCTGATCGGGAGTTCTTGTCTCATACTCTTCAAGCTCGCTGCCCCAGTTGAACTTATTAAGGAAGTCGGAAAGCTTTGCGTATGTCTCGATGGAGTAATTGCCGTACATACCGTCCTCTGCGTCAAAAGTGTACTCAAATGTGCTGAAATCTCCGAAGGGACAGCTTCTGCACTCGGAAACTTCGCTGCCTGACATATGACTGCCATGCTGTCTGTGAAGGAATACTCCCGTAGCACCAAGTCCGCTCACAAGTACCGCACAGGCTGCAACAGCACTGATAGTCCTGATTATACGGCTTCTCGGGTCAACACGTTCTGCGGAGCTTACAACGTCGATATATCCGTCATTATTGTCACTATTCGACCTGTTTCTCTCCGCGTTCTCGCAGGCATTTATTATACGCTCTTTCATATCGCTCGGCATTGTTATCTTATCTGCCGCTTTTTTAAGCTTTTTATCCATATTACATATACTCCTTTCTGTATTTTTCCTCCAGCAGCTTCCTGCCTCTTGACAGGCGCATTTTCGCTGCGGAGACGCTTATTCCCATGATATCTGCTATCTCGTCGATCTTGTATCCGTCAATGTAAAAGAGCATCAGAGGTGTCTTATATTTCTCGGAAAGCTCCATAAGAGCGTCCAGTATCCCGCTTTCCTCTTTTTCTATAGCATAGGTGAGAAGAAGCTCCTCACTTTCTGTCTGATGTCTTGAACGATATCTCAGCATATCACGGCATTTGTTTGTGGCTACAGTGATGAGCCATGCTTTTTCGTGATCGCCGTCATTGAATTCGGGAGACTTCTGTATGTATTTTATAAAGGTCTCCTGAACGGCGTCCTCTGCGTCGGCAGAGTTCCTCAGCGTAAGCAGACAGATCCTGTACAGCATATCGCCGTATCTCTCGACCGCCTCGCGAGCGCTGCCGCATTTTTGCATCTTCATCAGCTCCTTTCACTATACACACGCATGGGAGTATATTATGGTCACATATTAGTATAACATTTTTCAGAAAAAATGAAAAGACAGTCGATTTGCACCGACTGCCTTTCAGGGGATATTAAAATTTGGAGAAATCTTAATTAGGTGTGCCGACCACCGATTCTGTGATCGGCACATTAGTTTTGACTTTGCTTAGTGATTAAGCACGTGTATGAACCTGACCGCCTGCAAG
Coding sequences:
- a CDS encoding RNA polymerase sigma factor; amino-acid sequence: MKMQKCGSAREAVERYGDMLYRICLLTLRNSADAEDAVQETFIKYIQKSPEFNDGDHEKAWLITVATNKCRDMLRYRSRHQTESEELLLTYAIEKEESGILDALMELSEKYKTPLMLFYIDGYKIDEIADIMGISVSAAKMRLSRGRKLLEEKYRKEYM